The nucleotide window AcctattttctgttttaaaaatgtcatgtcTTAATTCCTTAGCAAAgagagaaaacatttttaaaaaatcaaaccataaaagtatatttaaaaaaaagcaaaaaaacaaactataataataaaaaaacataaaaattagaTATTTCAATAATGTTACAATGGCTTTGGGTGGTTAAAAAGTCTTGGTATTTTCAAAAGTTAAATCTGATGACTCAATATCCAATTGTATCCCTGGGATCAGAGCATTGGTCAAGAACCAACAGAAGTCCTTTTTCAAAATggaataatttaattttccaagttgaaattataaaatgaatACACACACTGTACTTCATGTAATGTGGGAAGCGttgtcaagaggctaagtacccttgaacttggcttggctacctatgaaggggtcTCGGGGTTTGACAcctgactcaagcagagttgtgtttactgagtgcctaaagggaGCATGAAAACCTTCttcaagatacccccttccccccactggtccacaaatgaaattgtACCATAGCActctgaacatgctataagcatgaaagtagcgctatataaaagctataatttatttaataacacATTTTAATTCAAATTCAAGAATAAATTTCCAGTAGTAGACTTAAAATGAAGCTTAATTATATTCTCAGCCTTAATAGCAAAGGAATGATATGGCTGAACTAGTTTGTTCATAACTCACATGTGGATCATACATTAGGAATATGTCAGAAGCACAAGGACACCCAGATCTATCTATGGAGTTTATGGTAATCTATTGAAAACTGGTaagaacatacaaaataatttaccAGTTGCCATCAGGTGAGTTTATGGTAATTTATTGAAAACTGGTAAGAACATACAGAATATTTTACCAGTTGCCATCAGGTGAGTAATCTTCCCTAACAGTTCCCCACTGCCGCTCAGATAAATACGGCCCCCAAAATAATGGATCATTTATATGTTCTTTTGAATTGACATCCTCTTTTTCTGGTCGCTGCTTGGCAAAGGAGTCTCCATATTTGCTTTTCTTGGCTGACGGCTGAGTGGAATCAGAATGAAGTTCTTTTGAGTCTGCTTTGGAATAACGTTTGGAACCACCATGAATGTTATTAGACGCCATGAGTGGCTGTCAGTTCATCAATTTTGAAGATGTTCATAGCaaactgaaaacaaaatgcaTACAGACAATAccaaaatagttttttgttttaagacaAAGAATTGCATCTAACATTGACAGCACTTAGACTTAAaacgtttgtaaaatgttttacatgattTGGATGATTCTTCAGGTTTTGAAGATAGTGACATACTAGCcccaaacctcccacaagaCAATAGCGGCTGGCCGGGTTCAAATGCGGAATCATACAAATGGCGCCCTAAGTGCAtgccacatgaccaggcagccatccaagcaAGGTCGTGCCTAATAATTGACAAGATAATGATCCTACAGCAGGTTTGGGTGAAAGTTAGACTAAAATGTAATCTTCAGTTctgaaggaatgtccaaaacttaaaaatcaaacaaacagttacttaaaaaaaaataactagactagtttctagatctaggatctgTATTTGCAGAGTCCAGATATACTATCTAGTATTAGTAGCTTATAACCTTTACAGATATAAAATTATTCATATACTATTAAAGTAGACAACTTATATGACTACTTATTATCATTACTAATAGACAAAAAGTAGATGTAGGATGTACATCTATATTATCTAGATTCATATACAATTACAATAAAGATCTATATCTTATAACACTTAATAGAAGATAGTCAAATCTtatgcatgtaaaaaaaatgaaggcaCAATGGCAGAGTGGGTAAAgtgcttagcttctgaaccaggggcccgggtttgaatcctggtgaagactgggattattaCTTTTGAGATCTtcagggtgcctctgagtccacccagctctaattggtacctgacattagttgcaggccacatgacaccctccttaattgtgggccacagaaacagatgacctttacatcatctgccccatagaccactaggtctaaaaggggaactttacttttaggtACATATAAAAATTATCAATGTGTCAATCTAattgtgcatgttaattagaaactTAAAATCTGTTAATTCATTGATTtgcttggctgattcaggctaccaatcccatgctctaatagcactttgGAAGAAATAGCAATTGTATAAATTACTTATTAATCCTAGCATATGTAATAAGAAATTACTTATTAATCTTAGCATATGTAATAAGAAATtagcctctatctttgtgtctttctttctgagtatttcattaggttttgttttactatttgtaaattatggttcagtgttttctgtattatagctactttacttttcttcTGTCCTGAGGTGTCTCTAagttactaatggtgttactctaatcaatatTGGAATATTTAGTTTGTTATAAATTTCAcagctctattttgtatctgttctagtttctttatgttttcttaagttgagCCTtaagggatcccaaacagagacAGAGGATGCATAatcatattctaatattggcctaactaaagttGATATTTTTTAATGGTATTAATGTATtacatactagatctattaatactAATACTATTATGTATTATTATGACAATTTGAATTTATGAAGTATGACCATTATTGACATTATCAATGATTATCAtaatcattcattcattttgaCAATCATTATGTCTCATTATGATTTattgcagtggttcccaaacttttttctccTGCAGACCCCTAACCATGTTTTCTGATTTACGGAagacccctgcttaacttatattgcatttttcaAATTCAccaaatccatttttttaaacctattttaactgtagtgagtagaagaatgaaaaagtaatttaaagctacatttatagttagagagatctatctttttaattaataaaattcaaatttaaaacaaaataacaattgaTATATATTACTGGAATCTCTGGAAATATGTTTTGTTGTACattgaagtagtccttcaaacattaaatatcaaTCAattttcttgatctttcacgcctggctcaaatattgggtctgctaaactgttttcattaacaggagaaaGGCCGAAGGCAAGTAACTGGTGCCTAAACCAATAAGCTTTAGGTAGGTGGGACTTATTAGCTCTCGCTTgcaacccacctagcagaagaaaaactgaattcaaacctctgcagTACACAGCGCTACACTTCTCAGAGTCTGCAACCCCCCTGATTCCAAACAGTATATATAtcatttgcaaagaattacataagcataagaagcttttaatgttataactcataccacctatgtgcccttgaactgtattgttgcttaaagaaattcatttaacaatatcagatgtaggtttgtgtaaaataattagtttttaaaacatcTTCAACAGCTGGTAAAATTAAAGCTTTATTTATAGTGTTATCTAttgtgttttccatatttggCTTAAAGTAAAGAGATCTTGTAAGGCACTtacaaaccaccatcttctctatatgatgttgaagagagattttgtgggtctattctgtattttatctttgagaattcgaaagtttttcaaaacttaatctttttatcagggtggcatttTATaagtctcaaatgatcctccagtgAAATTAGTTTCCTATCGTCATAAAAAGTCACTCAGGCagccgcttgtttgacaaggaaggaatgaatcccaatttaaATAATCAAAGCTGTGCAATCTATGGtcatttttgttaaacattagttacatggagacaaaattaagcaatttaaatcagtattgaaattaaatgtacaacaatttttcgtttcaTTAAAACGATAAATTAGAAGGATAAAGGATTAattaaggtacaaatcatatattagtttataaaataattacattaataggATTTGAAAAATAAAGCCATGACCagcttaaatgaaatccattatcgTAGATCCCTGTGGACATCATATAgaccccaatttattttttcccttatgtagaccccttggaagtctttgtaGATCCTTGGGGATCTATATTGACTACTTTGGGAATCCCTGATTTATTCAatcataattatattaatattttaattatttatttttctttatcataTTTTACGTTAtgacctagacttagactaagTTAGACTATAGTACCTAGAGAAGAGTAGAGACTCTTCGTCTCTAGAGTAGAGTCTAGTAGACTCATATGAGTCATAGACCATTGACCATAGAGCCATAGATATAGTAATTATAGTAGTATGACTGACTCATACTCATAAGTTATAAGTCTAGTGATtagtttcttttattaatttaactttTAGTAGTAGAACTAAGAAGTAGAGACTAAGCACTAACCAGTCCAAGACTAAGAGGTCTAATCTAATTAGAggtctaatctagatttagtttagtACTAAGattctagactaggtctagatatcTTAGTCTTAGACTAGGTTAGTAAGTAAtattaaagtttaaagtaataaCTAGACTTAACTATAGTAGTATAGTAATTGTAATACAGATTATAAaagaaacagatctagatccagaatgGGAATATCAATAGATttcaatagatctaaatctagatagattAGATGTAATCTATCTATTATTCTATTTGTTTGCTTTAATTCTTTAAACCAAAGGTTTTTACGGGACTTGCCTTTTGTTtacaagcaaaaaaataaagggaGGTAATGCtaaataatttacatttatgAGAATAAAAAACTTTAATGCTAGAAACGAAAAACGAACGAGTGGCACAGTCTCAcagtgtagatttagattttagaatctagatgtgtagagtctagatctagatctatcaattatagaatctagatctaatcaatttTCTCTGGCAATATCTCTGAAGTAAATCTACATCtctttttatagatctaggtagatctaataattaattgctaataaatatAAACGCTGGTGAcactagtctagactactaCGTGACTAGACTAGATTTCATTATAAAATCAGACATTAGTTAGATTAGTGACTTAGTTAGTCATAGTCTCCTGATTAGATGATTTAATTATCAGCATTACTGGCATTAGACCATCACTAGTGGACactactatactctatacagTAGTATACTAGATATATTAGTAGCCATTTTTTTAGGCATTACTATAATACTAGGCATTAGCATTACTTGAAGTcagtttttaaagttaaatagaTCGAAATCGAGTCTAGAAAAAATACTCATAGAGTCCTAATAATTAACtactagatttaattattttaataggcTAATTCTGTAATTGACCTAATCATGGTTAATCGGATACTAATCCTAACTTAACTGATCTCCTGATCAGAATAACTTCAATAACTCAATCAgatcaaagtttcaacttacaACTAACTTCGAACTTGAACtcaactaatctagatctatatatagatatagatagtattagtagatctactactagattagATTGACgtgatctagataatctagatctaatatatagtGACAGGCCAGTGGGATGACTTATGAAGTTAGACAGTATAGTTGTATAGATTATTGACTAAGTGAGAAAGTGAAAGCCCCCTTGCTAGTTCGCCAAAGGTTTATGCCACTCTTCCGTCGTGATGATAAATATTATCTGCCCCTTTGTTAATGTGTCCTATAAAGAACAACAAAAATTCCAAAATAAATTCAGCAAACAAGAAATATCAACAAGATGAAATATGGACAACTTTTATCCAAAAAAATCCATAAAAAATAATCATACAGTTTTGAATCACAACATTGAAAGAACTAAGCCAAACTAGTATTTTATGAATTAAATGAATCCATCAAAACTCTCTTCATCTCCCCTCTAGAACTCAGTGACAACTAGTTCaatcaagaaaagaaacttcCAGACTAGTTGTATTTATCCTAGTGAATTCTAGTGTGCATGATTGCATGACATCAtaagcattttctttttcatttttgttacatcaAATTGTAGTTGCCATTATTTTGTGAAAGGTTATATCTGTTCACCTCTCACCTCACCTATCTGCTCACTAGCTGTTTATGAATGGGACAATTATTAAAGTATGTACTTCCGTGATAGGTTAAAGTCACCGTCATAACATATACAGAAACAATCATTCATAGTTTTAATggatttcatttatatatatatatatatttattgatataaATGCAGATTTTGACATGCATTCTGAGCTACTAAAGTAAATGgatttaataaatttatattcACAGACAAGAATGAATCttgttaataaattttgttttgaaaggaaCATCCTAAAGAATCAGATGTGCCATTTAATTGACAAACTGGCGTTTTTCTCCTCTATTCGTTGTGAAAGAATTTTGCATGGAGCTTCTTATAATAGAACCGCAGACATTGGAACGGCCATGAACCTGTTTAATTATCATAGACTTTTCAACTTAAATAAAATACCTAATAACAGATGTCTGAGAACTCAATTGACCTTTTCCATACAATTAAGGAACTATTCAATTCGGAGAAAAGATTTTACGTTTCCTGAGCTTAAGGAAGAAGATTTGGAAGAAACGTTTGTTCGAGGATCTGGCCCTGGTGGTCAGGCTGTCAACCAAACAGCAAATTgtgttgttttaaaacataaaccAACTGGAATTGTAATTAAGGTATTTTTTTATAGTGTTATAACGTAATATTATAGTGTCAATGATGTGTGACATACAAATCATGTAACCTTCTTTCCTAAGACATTGTATCTATAGGCTacaatttttaaatcttaacaTCTAACtataatattcatattattgAATCAAATCCATTTTGGCCCTTGGCTACAGTAATTACTAAAAACTCAGAAATTTGTTCATGCATAACTAATAAgtaattcctttaaaaaaaaaaagtaatgtttacAACTATGTTGATGCTAATtggttttgctttgtgctttcTTTTCCCCCCAGTGTCACGAGTCTCGATCGCTTGAAGAAAACAGAAAGATAGCTAAGCTCAGACTTGAGGATAAACTAGATCTTCATCTCCATGGGGAAGAAAGCTACCTTGGGcagatagaaaaagaagaaagaattagtagaaaagagaaaaaaaatagggcCCAGAAAAAACTTGcattaaaaaaagcttttaaagaaagagaaaacttggattagatttttaaaaatattttgtttttatattaattagcCCTCAGGAACGCTGATCATCAACGTTTATATggaaattaaatttgaattttaaaaatttgcaattccttgttgttgtttttatttataattttaatttctgaacGTTGTTGCAATGCAAATTATAAATtatcataaatatataatttttactgTATTAATCATCTTAATatagaatttataaaaataactcTCTATGATATTTTCATAATCTAGAAGTAAAGAAGAAAAGGTGAAGTACTGGTAATGCAAATTACAAATATCTCAATTTTTATCAAGTTTTTTTCCTTCACTTCCATCATTCCCCACGTGGTGTAGACATATCAGACTGGGAACCACTTGCTTAGAGGAAAATGAAACATTATAATTGACTAAAATAAAAGGAGTCAATAGACGAATCAGTTTGTTAGGGCTGCTGTGTCATCATAAAATGTTAAATGACTGGACTAACTTGTTTTGACAGTGGTGTAACACTAAAGTGCAATacatttgtagttttttttttttattttgcaccaTAAGTTCTGGTCAGAGCTTGCAAGGGGAGACAAGTCATCAGATCAAACTTTTGTTCTCTCTTTTGACAGTTGCTTTTCCCTGAAGTTAAAATGTCTGAAACTCTGAACTTTAGAATAGACAGGTCAGTGGTCTAAGATAATAAGACAATACACATTAGCAATATTTGAACTTTATTATGTATAATAAAATGAATGGTTTGACATAAAGATATACTATTA belongs to Biomphalaria glabrata chromosome 12, xgBioGlab47.1, whole genome shotgun sequence and includes:
- the LOC129921577 gene encoding mitochondrial translation release factor in rescue-like yields the protein MNLVNKFCFERNILKNQMCHLIDKLAFFSSIRCERILHGASYNRTADIGTAMNLFNYHRLFNLNKIPNNRCLRTQLTFSIQLRNYSIRRKDFTFPELKEEDLEETFVRGSGPGGQAVNQTANCVVLKHKPTGIVIKCHESRSLEENRKIAKLRLEDKLDLHLHGEESYLGQIEKEERISRKEKKNRAQKKLALKKAFKERENLD